GGCACGTCCACGACGGCGTACACCGTGAGGCTGGAGTTGCTGGAAACCAGCTTGGTGATGTACTGGCCGCTGCTGTTCTTGGTCAACTCGGTGCCGTCCGCGTAGTAGTAGCGGACAGGCGTCGTCGCGGTGCCGCCGCTCGTCGTGGCAAACGTCACGGTGGTGTTGTCCAGGGTGTAGGTGTCGTTGTACTCACCCGTGTTCTTGAGCAGCATTGGGAAGACGGCGGTAGCGTCGGTGTTCACCCCAGCGTCGGTGACGGGTGCGGCCGAGACGCTGCCCGCGGGGTCGACCCACTGCGACGCGTTGCCAGGCCCCTTGTCGCCGGGCGTCGGGGTGCCGCTGTTGTTATCGCCGAACAGCAGGCCGGGCGGCATAATCCGGTCGGTGGTCGTAGCGTCCGCCGTGACCCCCAACGCGGCGGCCTTGTTGCCCGAGCTGATGCCAATTAGGATTGTGGTCGACACGGGGTCGGTGGAGCTGATGGGGAAGCTGCTGACCTGGATGCGGTACGAGACGCTGCCACTCGCCGGAGCCGTCACCGTAGGGTAGCCGCCGACGAGCGGCAGGGCGGCGCCCGTGCTGCTGAGGAAGCGAACGACCGTGCCGTCGGGGAGCGTGAAGGAGCCGTCGCCGTTGTTGGTGCCGATGGGGTTGCCGGTGTTGTCCGTCGGGAACAGCTTCACCGTGTCATTCATCGCCCCCGTGTTGTTGACCTGGTTCTTGAAGGTCACGGTGGTCACGCCCGAGGGGGGATAGGCGGTCTGAACGTTGCCGTTAACCCCGATGGACGTGCCCGGGTTGCCCGGCGTGGGGGTCTGGGTGGGATCACCGTAGCCGGGCGTACTGGGATCGCTCGGGTCGCTAGGCGTGCCGGGAGGGCTCACTGGGTTGTTGGGCAGGTTGGGGTCACCTGTCGGCGGGATGATAACGGGACTCCCGGGAGGGGTAGGCACTTCCGTCAGCGTGGGAGTGTAGATCGTCGCGCGGGTGTACTGGAGGTCGCCGTTCGTGGCGGCCGTGCCCGCGGTGTTCTGGTTGGAGCTCTCGTTGCAAGCGGTGAAGCTGACGGCGCTGGCCCCCGTGCTGCCCGCGGGCGCCGTGCCCTTGGGGCTGGCCGAGTACTGTTGCCCCTTGGTGGCGCCG
This sequence is a window from Deinococcus apachensis DSM 19763. Protein-coding genes within it:
- a CDS encoding beta strand repeat-containing protein — translated: MKVTPKIFALMAALAAGSALATSAGTTAGTGIQNKATATWDNPDTAVGGNLSTDSNVVTTIVNAITGFDIVYSDGSADDTSASTPTANYDKVNVLAGETVTTKYTVVNNSNIDSYVVNITADTTGTANTPTSVQYFADDDNDGVADSSTALTSVTLANGGVKRIVQVITIPSGATKGQQYSASPKGTAPAGSTGASAVSFTACNESSNQNTAGTAATNGDLQYTRATIYTPTLTEVPTPPGSPVIIPPTGDPNLPNNPVSPPGTPSDPSDPSTPGYGDPTQTPTPGNPGTSIGVNGNVQTAYPPSGVTTVTFKNQVNNTGAMNDTVKLFPTDNTGNPIGTNNGDGSFTLPDGTVVRFLSSTGAALPLVGGYPTVTAPASGSVSYRIQVSSFPISSTDPVSTTILIGISSGNKAAALGVTADATTTDRIMPPGLLFGDNNSGTPTPGDKGPGNASQWVDPAGSVSAAPVTDAGVNTDATAVFPMLLKNTGEYNDTYTLDNTTVTFATTSGGTATTPVRYYYADGTELTKNSSGQYITKLVSSNSSLTVYAVVDVPSAAAATNGTTGGINPDVVFNQRATANYSGVVVNDTNDEIAVKTVGGVTVNKYQKVGSAPSQVAGEKLNADANPQDTIYYAIVAKNNYNTAVKNFSLKDSLNTNTTFVSVSGSGTGTVIYSTNGTSWSTTAPTTGTDFYVAVDDTATTGLQPGSLASGATLTMNFVVKVK